In Diabrotica undecimpunctata isolate CICGRU chromosome 4, icDiaUnde3, whole genome shotgun sequence, a single genomic region encodes these proteins:
- the LOC140438015 gene encoding LOW QUALITY PROTEIN: uncharacterized protein (The sequence of the model RefSeq protein was modified relative to this genomic sequence to represent the inferred CDS: substituted 1 base at 1 genomic stop codon), with product MERIDPEIVGNDISPSNRNSKKRKKYGKLSDVNKLLNLRSHTMGEDCRCKRLKCFERVPENARNKIIQSFNLLNSVDEQNIYLCGLITTLPIKQRRPRQQERDALLHDASFQYRVRVVDNINGHAEDVEICKKAFISIHGIGRRKLAVLQQSLKLTGDAPKDRRGKHTNRPHKLSIEAKSTIKSHIGSFRGRKSHYSMHDTAKVYLPEELNIKKMFNMFCEKFPNENVSYETYRTIFSTEFNISFGYPRSDTCSXCDEYLAKVKSLEAEKLNLSQTENLRQKLEADINRLNIENKLHKTKAEQFYKRKRDARTRSQKLISTEAICIDFAKNLPVPNISTSDVYYKRQLSTYAFNIHVLSTSQSIFYIYPETVGKKGSDDVCSLLHHFVYNYLNPEVRELEIFCDSCGGQNKNYTMFRFLHYVVHVEKILDLMKVTFPIRGHSYMECDKDFGLINQKTRVELPEQWQEEFRMARKKPSPFQAE from the exons ATGGAGAGAATTGACCCTGAAATCGTTGGTAACGACATTTCGCCTTCAAatagaaatagtaaaaaaagaaagaagTATGGAAAATTGAGTGATGTAAATAAGTTATTAAATTTGAGAAGCCATACTATGGGTGAGGACTGTAGGTGTAAGAGATTAAAGTGTTTTGAGCGTGTACCAGAAAATGCTAGGAACAAAATCATCCAGAGTTTTAATCTACTCAACTCAGTTGATGAGCAGAATATATATTTGTGTGGTTTGATAACGACCCTTCCAATCAAACAACGAAGACCAAGGCAACAAGAACGAGATGCTCTTCTTCACGATGCTTCCTTCCAGTACCGTGTAAGAGTTGTAGACAATATAAATGGTCATGCTGAAGATGTTGAAATATGTAAAAAGGCATTTATATCTATACATGGAATAGGTCGAAGAAAGTTAGCCGTGCTGCAGCAATCATTAAAACTAACAGGAGATGCACCAAAAGATCGTAGAGGTAAGCACACTAATCGGCCACACAAGCTCTCTATTGAAGCAAAAAGTACGATAAAAAGTCATATTGGATCGTTTAGAGGTCGTAAAAGTCATTACAGTATGCATGATACGGCTAAGGTATACCTACCAGAAgaactaaatattaaaaaaatgtttaatatgttcTGTGAAAAGTTTCCAAATGAGAATGTGTCATATGAAACTTATAGGACCATTTTTTCAACCGAGTTCAACATATCATTTGGATACCCTAGATCTGACACATGTAGTTAATGCGACGAATATTTAGCTAAGGTTAAAAGTCTAGAAGCTGAAAAACTCAATTTATCGCAAACAGAAAATCTGAGGCAAAAACTAGAGGCAGATATAAACCGGTTAAACATAGAGAATAAATTACACAAAACGAAAGCAgaacaattttataaaagaaagagGGACGCAAGAACACGTAGCCAGAAGTTGATTTCCACGGAAGCAATCTGCATCGATTTTGCAAAAAATCTTCCGGTTCCGAATATTAGTACGAGTGACGTCTATTATAAAAGGCAGTTGTCTACATATGCATTCAATATCCATGTTTTGTCTACATCACAAAGCATATTTTACATTTATCCCGAAACAGTTGGAAAAAAAGGGAGTGATGATGTCTGCTCTTTGCTACAtcattttgtatataattatcttAACCCTGAAGTTCGTGAACTAGAAATATTCTGCGATTCCTGTGgaggacagaacaaaaattacaCTATGTTTCGTTTTCTACACTATGTAGTGCATGTAGAAAAAATACTAGATTTGATGAAGGTTACTTTTCCAATTAGAGGCCATTCGTACATGGAGTGTGATAAAGATTTTGGattaataaatcaaaaaacacGAGTGGAACTCCCAGAACAATGGCAGGAAGAATTCCGAATGGCTAGAAAGAAACCCTCTCCTTTTCAA GCCGAATAG